ACCTGCGGATCGACGCACTCGACGAGTAACCGCAGCCGTTCCAGCGGTATTTTTTAGGAACCCGTCGCCCATCGTCGCTAATTGGGACGATCGACGTGCGGTGGCGCACGCTGTCGGCCGGCCGAACGAATGTGAGGGCGGACGACGATCACGTGCGAGGTCGTCGCGAGTAGCACGAGCGACTGCTCGGAAGGCGCGAAGCGTCTTCTGGTGGACGAGCAACCGAGCGGCGTGAGGGAGCGAGTCGGTTGGAGAGGGAGAGGCCTCTCAGTGGCGCCACGGTAGCAGCGTCCTCTCCCGTCCGAAAACGAGTCCAGTTCATACCAACCAATTCCCGTCCGACAACCGAGTCCGGCTTCCCGTCTACAAAAAATCGCCACCCAGATGAGTTAGACCCGCTCGATGATCGTCGCGATCCCCTGCCCGAAGCCGATACACATCGTCGAGAGCGCGCGATCCTGCCCGGTGCGCTCGAGTTCGTGCGCCAACTTCGTCAACAGCATCGCGCCGGTCGCCCCCAGCGGGTGGCCGTGGGCGATGGCACCGCCGTTGACGTTGACGTCTTCCCAGGAGACGCCGGTTTCCTCGAGCCAGGCGGCGACGACCGCGGCGAACGCCTCGTTGACCTCGAAGAGATCGATGTCCTCGAGTTCGAGGTCGGTTTGCTCGAGCACCTGCTCCGTCGCCGGGATCGGGCCGGTGAGCATCGTGACGGGATCGACGCCGACGACCTCCGTCTGGACGATCCGGGCCATGGGCTCCCAGCCGTGTTCCTCGGCGGCTTCCTCGCTAGCGACCAGCAGGGCCGAGGAGCCGTCGACGATTCCCGACGAGTTGCCGGGGTGGTGCCGGCCGTTGCCCTCCTCGCGGAACGACAGCGGGAGGTTCGACAGGGTCTCGAGGTCGGTTGCCGGCCGCGGGTGTTCGTCCTGCTCGACGGTAATCGGCTCGCCCTCGAGTTCGGTTTCGACGGGGACGACCTGATCGTCGTACCGGCCGTCCTCCCAGGCTTCGCCCCAGCGGCGCTGGGAGTCGACGGCGATCTCGTCGAGTTCCTCGCGGGAGAAGCCGTACTCCTCGGCGATGCGTTCGGCCCCCTCGCCCTGGTGGGTTAGCTCGTCGAAGTGTTCGAAGTAGGTGTCCGTGACGGCGCTTTTGCCGTCCACGCCGTCGGCCCCGTCGGAACCCATCGGGACGCGGGTCATGTGCTCGACGCCGCCGGCGATCAGTACGTCGTGCTGGCCGGCCATGACGTTCGCCGCCGCGAAGTTGAGCGCCTGTTGCCCGGAGCCACACATCCGGTTGAGCTGGACGCCGGGAACGACGTCGCCCCAGCCGGCGACCATCGGCGCGAGCCGGCCGATGTTGAGTCCCTGCTCGTCGATCGGGGAGACGCAGCCGTAGATCACGTCCTCGATCGTCTCGGGCTCGAAGTCGTTTCGCGCTCGAAGCGCCTCGAGCGGTTTCGCCGCCAGATCCTGCGGGTGCGTGTCGCGGAACGAGCCGTCTCGCTTGCCGAAGGGCGTTCGAACCGCGTCGACGATGACTGCCTCGTGCATGGTATAGATCACCTACCACGGCGAGCCTGAAAATCGTTCGGTTCAGTCGGTCCGCGACTGACCCGCTGTCGGATCGCTTTGCCACTGTCTGCCCGCTGCATCACTGTCAACCCGTCGTCTCCGGCGCATCTACGCCGACTCGTAGTATCGAACCCCGTCCTCGAGGCGCGACCGAACCGCCCCCTCTCGCTCGAGGTACTCGAGCGCGCCGACGATTTCGGGGAGCACCCGCGCCCGTTCGCCGAAGCTGTCGGTTAACTCGTCCGCGAGTTCCGTTGCGGTGGTGGTCTCCTCGCGGCCCTCGAGAGCGTCGGCGCAGCCGTCGATCCGGTCCTCGAGGTCCGCGATCGACCGTTCGACGGTCTCGTGATAGCGCTCGTGAACCGGACCGTGGCCGGGATAGACGCGGTCGAAATCGTACCGCTGCAGTCGCTCGAGGGCGTCGATAAAGGCGAGAACACAGTCGCGGACGCCGTCGTCGAAATTGACGTGGATGGCCGCCGCGCGGAACGGTTCGACGGCCATATCGCCGGCGAAGACGACCCGTTCGTCGCCGAGCGTCGTCCCGTAACAGTGGTGAGTGACGTGGTGGCCCGGCGTGTAGATGGGATCGAACTCCTGGTTTCCGACGCGTATCGGCTCGTCGCCGTCGAACCAGACGTCGACCGCCTCGAGCGTCAGGGCGTCGCGATTCGATTCGTGGGCCTCGAGCAGCCGGTCGATCGCGGACTCGATGTACGCCGGATCGACCCCTGCTTCGGCCAGATTCCGCCTCGTCGCGGCTTCGACGGTCTCGATATCCCGCGCGAAGCGCTCTCGGATCCGTGTCGGCGCGTGAACGGTCGGGTCGCCGGCCTCGAGCAGTGCTTCGATCTGCCCGACGTGATCCGTGTGCGAGTGAGTGAGCAACAGATGGTCGATGTCTTCCGGGACGTAGCCGTGGCTGTCGAGTCCGTCGATCAGCTCCGCTCGCCCCTGTTCGCCGGCCATTCCGGCGTCGATCAGGATCGGTTCGTCACCGGCGAGGAGATACGCCGCCGCGTGGCCCGGCGGCCAGTCGACGGTGAACTCGAGGCGGTGTGCGCGTGACTGGTCGTCCGCCGCGTCCGGTCGATTCGGCCCTGACACGACCCCACATACGAACGCCGCCGATGAGACGCTTTGTGACCCGGCAAGCCTTACACGACGCCTGGGTCGTCTCCGGCATCGATTGCCGGCCCGATCCGTGTACTTATTTGGTGACCGATCGTGAGTATCCGTCATGGACGACAACCTCGATACGGTCCTGGTAGAGTTCGACGACGAAACCGGCGTCGGCACGCTCACGATGAATCGACCGGACGCGCTCAACGCGCTCAGCGGACAGCTCAGAGACGACATCGTCGCCGGCCTGCAGCAACTCGAAGCCGAGAACGACGATGCCGAGGGAATCGCCCTGCGCGCCGTCGTCCTCGAGGGTGCCGGCGAGAAGGCTTTCTGTGCCGGTGCGGATATCGGCGGCTTCTCGGACGAGTCGGCGGGTGCTACGTCAGCGCCCTCCCACTACGATTTCGTCCGCGAGTTCCCGGTGCCCGTCATCGCCAAGATCGACGGCTACTGTCTGGGTGGCGGCCTCGAGACCGCACTCGCGTGTGACTTCCGACTGGCAAGCGAGGGCAGCACGTTCGGCTTCCCGGAGGTCAACCTCGGTATCCTCCCCGGTGCCGGCGGCGTCCAGTACGTCTCGAAACTCGCCGGCCCGTCCGTCGCGAAGGAACTCGCGATGTTCGGGAACCACATCTCGGCCGAGCGCGCCGCCGAGGAAGGTATCATCAACCACGTCTACGACGAGGACGCGTTCGACGACGAGGTCGAGGCGTTCGTCACCGAACTCGCCGGACAGGCCCCGCTCTCGATTCAGGCGATCAAGAAATCCGCGGATATGGCGGTTCACTCGGGACTCGAGGAGGGGATCGCCTACGACGGCCAGCTCTTCGCGGAGCTGCTGAAGACCGAAGACCACGCAGAAGGTGCCGCCGCGTTCGGCGAGGACCGCGAGCCCGAGTTCCAGGGCAAGTAGACGGTCGGACGGGCGATCTCCAACTCGTTACTGTCGAACCAGACCACGTGCGGTGGCGCGCGCTGTCGATCGGACCCGAGCAGTGCGAGGTTCGAACGGAGTGAGAACCTCGGGAAGCGAACGGTGTGAACCGTGAGCGAAAGCGAGGGGCGATCGACAACACTGCGCGAGGGA
Above is a window of Natronorubrum tibetense GA33 DNA encoding:
- a CDS encoding thiolase family protein; amino-acid sequence: MHEAVIVDAVRTPFGKRDGSFRDTHPQDLAAKPLEALRARNDFEPETIEDVIYGCVSPIDEQGLNIGRLAPMVAGWGDVVPGVQLNRMCGSGQQALNFAAANVMAGQHDVLIAGGVEHMTRVPMGSDGADGVDGKSAVTDTYFEHFDELTHQGEGAERIAEEYGFSREELDEIAVDSQRRWGEAWEDGRYDDQVVPVETELEGEPITVEQDEHPRPATDLETLSNLPLSFREEGNGRHHPGNSSGIVDGSSALLVASEEAAEEHGWEPMARIVQTEVVGVDPVTMLTGPIPATEQVLEQTDLELEDIDLFEVNEAFAAVVAAWLEETGVSWEDVNVNGGAIAHGHPLGATGAMLLTKLAHELERTGQDRALSTMCIGFGQGIATIIERV
- a CDS encoding MBL fold metallo-hydrolase, producing MSGPNRPDAADDQSRAHRLEFTVDWPPGHAAAYLLAGDEPILIDAGMAGEQGRAELIDGLDSHGYVPEDIDHLLLTHSHTDHVGQIEALLEAGDPTVHAPTRIRERFARDIETVEAATRRNLAEAGVDPAYIESAIDRLLEAHESNRDALTLEAVDVWFDGDEPIRVGNQEFDPIYTPGHHVTHHCYGTTLGDERVVFAGDMAVEPFRAAAIHVNFDDGVRDCVLAFIDALERLQRYDFDRVYPGHGPVHERYHETVERSIADLEDRIDGCADALEGREETTTATELADELTDSFGERARVLPEIVGALEYLEREGAVRSRLEDGVRYYESA
- a CDS encoding enoyl-CoA hydratase/isomerase family protein, producing the protein MDDNLDTVLVEFDDETGVGTLTMNRPDALNALSGQLRDDIVAGLQQLEAENDDAEGIALRAVVLEGAGEKAFCAGADIGGFSDESAGATSAPSHYDFVREFPVPVIAKIDGYCLGGGLETALACDFRLASEGSTFGFPEVNLGILPGAGGVQYVSKLAGPSVAKELAMFGNHISAERAAEEGIINHVYDEDAFDDEVEAFVTELAGQAPLSIQAIKKSADMAVHSGLEEGIAYDGQLFAELLKTEDHAEGAAAFGEDREPEFQGK